Proteins encoded by one window of Lathyrus oleraceus cultivar Zhongwan6 chromosome 1, CAAS_Psat_ZW6_1.0, whole genome shotgun sequence:
- the LOC127122364 gene encoding receptor-like cytoplasmic kinase 176 gives MVVSTFWMKVKLFLSCMTRSSSHDEDVDSTPKSSTNSNSRASKSPISNDIPYYSHLKQFRYHELMLATRNFKPELFLGEGGFGKVFKGWICQDERSPSRPGDRMPIAVKTLNREGKQGHKEWVAEINHLGALQHPNLVKLIGYCIEDQHRMLVYEYMPRGSLENHLFKRRATTLTWDVRIKIMLGAAKGLAFLHEKAIKPLIYRDFKTSNVLLDSEYNAKLSDFGLAKDAPIGDKTHVTTQVIGTQGYAAPEYIMTGHLNFKSDVYSFGVVLLEMLTGRKAIDKRRPQKEQKLVEWAKPHLKNRGGIYHLIDPNIKDQYSTRCAYKAMKIVAHCIYGDPKLRPLMSDVVKELQIIFDYNNDRSSSPLPTPPSSFKGFHDGSSSSNSSRYGRGDGGSKYGPKVDLSSSTSSTKNTPSQFKNSPLYFTPPFPSPNPKYSGNA, from the exons ATGGTAGTTTCTACATTTTGGATGAAGGTCAAGCTTTTCTTAAGTTGCATGACCAGAAGTTCATCTCATG ATGAGGATGTTGATAGTACGCCAAAATCATCAACAAACAGTAACTCGAGAGCATCGAAATCACCAATTTCTAATGACATACCTTATTATTCTCATCTAAAGCAATTCAGATATCATGAACTAATGTTAGCAACAAGAAATTTTAAACCAGAATTATTTCTTGGTGAGGGAGGATTTGGTAAGGTGTTCAAAGGTTGGATATGTCAAGATGAGAGGTCTCCTTCAAGACCCGGAGATAGAATGCCAATTGCTGTGAAGACTCTCAACAGAGAAGGAAAACAAGGCCACAAAGAATGGGTG GCTGAAATTAACCATCTCGGAGCTCTCCAACATCCAAATCTTGTAAAACTTATTGGTTATTGTATTGAAGATCAACATAGAATGCTTGTTTATGAGTACATGCCAAGAGGAAGCTTGGAAAATCATTTGTTTAAGA GACGAGCTACGACTCTCACTTGGGATGTGAGAATAAAAATTATGCTTGGTGCTGCAAAAGGCCTTGCATTTTTGCACGAGAAGGCTATAAAACCATTAATATATAGAGATTTCAAAACTTCTAACGTTCTATTGGATTCG GAATACAATGCCAAACTTTCCGATTTTGGGCTTGCTAAAGATGCTCCGATAGGAGACAAGACTCATGTGACAACCCAAGTGATTGGCACACAAGGTTACGCAGCTCCCGAGTATATAATGACAG GACATCTTAATTTCAAGAGTGATGTCTATAGTTTTGGTGTGGTTCTCCTTGAGATGTTAACCGGAAGAAAAGCAATTGACAAAAGAAGACCACAAAAAGAACAAAAATTAGTTGAATGGGCAAAACCACACTTAAAAAATCGAGGAGGGATTTATCACTTAATAGATCCAAACATTAAAGATCAATATTCAACAAGATGTGCATATAAAGCTATGAAGATAGTCGCACATTGTATTTATGGTGATCCAAAACTAAGACCTttaatgagtgatgttgttaaagAGCTCCAAATTATTTTTGATTACAATAATGATAGGTCTTCTTCACCATTACCTACACCACCATCATCGTTTAAGGGATTTCATGATGGTTCGTCCTCTTCTAATTCCTCTAGATATGGTAGAGGAGATGGTGGAAGTAAATATGGTCCTAAAGTTGATTTGTCATCTTCAACTTCGTCTACAAAGAATACTCCATCTCAATTTAAAAATTCGCCATTGTACTTCACTCCTCCTTTTCCTTCCCCAAATCCTAAGTATAGTGGAAATGCATGA